A part of Myxococcus landrumus genomic DNA contains:
- a CDS encoding GPW/gp25 family protein has product MASDIPGGTYTSFLGTGWSFPPRFDKESGEVRMHSDEEDIEASLRILFGTTEGERFLQPRYGLDMHELLFEPMSTTLRTFLKDRVRTAILIHEPRIQLLSLDVSSPDPNEGTLQIALEYEVRATNSRFNLVFPFYRTDSNEVRGAAGASGR; this is encoded by the coding sequence ATGGCCTCGGACATTCCTGGTGGCACCTATACCTCCTTCCTCGGCACGGGCTGGAGCTTCCCGCCTCGCTTCGACAAGGAGAGCGGCGAGGTTCGGATGCACTCCGATGAGGAGGACATCGAAGCCAGCCTGCGCATCCTGTTCGGCACCACGGAGGGCGAGCGCTTCCTCCAGCCCCGCTACGGCCTGGACATGCACGAGCTGCTCTTCGAGCCGATGAGCACCACGTTGCGCACCTTCCTCAAGGACCGCGTGCGCACGGCCATCCTCATCCACGAGCCGCGCATCCAGTTGCTCTCGCTGGACGTGTCCAGTCCCGACCCCAACGAGGGCACGCTGCAGATTGCCCTCGAGTACGAGGTCCGCGCGACGAACTCGCGCTTCAACCTCGTCTTCCCTTTCTACCGGACCGACAGCAACGAGGTCCGGGGCGCCGCTGGCGCTTCCGGCCGCTGA
- a CDS encoding baseplate J/gp47 family protein, with product MSDQDIIQNLISELGQSQDERLPRELGAHHADVDERTPEQLMMFARRFSRFVNYYRGNTAAASGNWESFFPHDEAEAAALLASEQGDTPAHLALWASFLKLYELPREALNGITGLHMDFFYRSVLRFEKQGAVPDRAHVLLELKKNTAPVRVGPEHRFLGGKDASGAELVYAPVRDTVVSRGKVTSLRSVFVDSAGQGTVRFAPIANSLDGLGAELQGDEPKWPGFGGQALPSAELGFALASPVLRMAEGRRKVSLTLKLGGLPQSRLNSALGTSSLHAYVTGQKSWVGPLPLTASLASDTLRLDFEVPASEQSIVDYDEKVHGYAYTAASPVVQVFLKAGAALGYEDVKDLDVKDARVSVDVSGITSLQLESDAGRLDPKKAFLPFGSQPAVGSRLMVGYPEALTKKLSEVKLELQWQGLPGSFSSHYANYGVTGLDDDYFTVSTSFQDAGTWAQRSQGHALFTPLSTTGERELTFTPGSTSNSRPLWSGYKVYALQTAGNLWARRAAQSYVRRSPVYRSFLTAIPDARPGFITLSLEQDFKHTLYRTKSIAYALKYSKSGSGEPTVLQEPYTPTLQSISLSYKAHSDTVSIQSRELEDFSNPDVHFFLIGAFGQMREHGYQRQQFGFVPDKSVPLFPRYLDEGELLVGLSGLQANDSVSVLFQVAEGSADPELKRQPLRWSVLCDNYWKTLGQGEVVLDTTHHLLTSGTVTFVIPREATVQNTVLPGGLVWLKASVARDTGAVSQLIRVAANAVEVRLQEAGAHPSHLSTPLPEGKIGKLKTPVAAVKSINQPFASFGGRPEESDEALRTRAAERLRHRGRCLTAWDYERLVLGHFPGVYHAKCIPHAKDGSWLAPGHALVVVIPDLRNKNARDPLEPKVDADTLSRIDGFLRAHTGMQVQARAKNPRYQRIQLDFKVKLHPGFEFNFYSKLLEQELIQFLSPWAFSADRRLSFGGHVYKSVLLDFVEEREYVDFVTDFKMYSHTGGGSGSQDVQEAHPQTPDALLVSAPMHLIKDAEA from the coding sequence ATGTCAGACCAGGACATCATCCAGAATCTCATCTCCGAGCTCGGGCAGAGCCAGGACGAGCGCCTGCCTCGCGAGCTGGGCGCGCACCACGCGGACGTGGACGAGCGCACGCCCGAACAGTTGATGATGTTCGCCCGGCGGTTCTCCCGGTTCGTCAACTACTACCGGGGCAACACCGCGGCGGCGTCGGGCAACTGGGAGTCGTTCTTCCCGCATGACGAAGCCGAGGCGGCGGCGCTGCTCGCCTCGGAGCAGGGGGACACGCCCGCGCACCTGGCGCTGTGGGCCTCGTTCCTCAAGCTGTACGAGCTGCCGCGTGAGGCCCTCAATGGCATCACGGGGCTCCACATGGACTTCTTCTACCGGAGCGTGTTGCGCTTCGAGAAGCAGGGCGCTGTTCCGGACCGCGCCCATGTCCTGCTCGAGCTGAAGAAGAACACCGCGCCGGTGCGTGTCGGACCGGAGCACCGCTTCCTGGGTGGGAAGGATGCCTCGGGCGCGGAGCTCGTCTATGCCCCCGTCCGGGACACCGTGGTGAGCCGGGGGAAGGTGACCTCCCTGCGCTCGGTCTTCGTCGACTCGGCGGGGCAGGGCACCGTCCGCTTCGCGCCCATCGCGAACTCGCTGGATGGCCTGGGCGCGGAGCTGCAAGGTGACGAGCCGAAGTGGCCTGGCTTTGGAGGTCAGGCCCTGCCTTCCGCGGAGCTGGGCTTCGCGCTGGCCTCGCCCGTCCTGCGGATGGCGGAGGGCCGCCGCAAGGTGTCGCTGACGCTGAAGCTGGGCGGCCTGCCGCAGAGCCGGTTGAACTCCGCGCTGGGCACCTCGAGCCTCCATGCCTACGTCACGGGCCAGAAGAGCTGGGTGGGGCCGTTGCCGCTGACCGCGAGCCTCGCCTCGGACACGCTCCGGCTCGACTTCGAGGTGCCCGCCAGCGAGCAGTCCATCGTCGACTACGACGAGAAGGTCCACGGCTACGCGTACACGGCCGCTTCTCCCGTCGTGCAGGTCTTCCTCAAGGCCGGGGCCGCGCTGGGCTACGAGGACGTGAAGGACCTGGACGTGAAGGACGCGCGCGTCTCGGTGGACGTGTCGGGCATCACCTCGCTGCAGCTGGAGAGCGACGCGGGTCGGTTGGACCCGAAGAAGGCCTTCCTGCCCTTCGGCTCACAGCCCGCGGTGGGCTCGCGCTTGATGGTGGGCTACCCCGAGGCGCTGACGAAGAAGCTGTCGGAGGTGAAGCTGGAGCTCCAGTGGCAGGGGCTGCCCGGCAGCTTCTCCAGCCACTACGCGAACTACGGCGTCACGGGCCTCGACGATGATTACTTCACCGTGTCCACGTCGTTCCAGGACGCGGGGACGTGGGCGCAGCGGAGCCAGGGCCATGCGCTGTTCACCCCGCTGAGCACCACGGGGGAGCGGGAGCTGACCTTCACGCCCGGCAGCACGTCCAACTCCCGCCCGCTCTGGAGCGGCTACAAGGTCTACGCGCTCCAGACCGCGGGCAACCTCTGGGCTCGGCGGGCCGCGCAGTCGTACGTGCGCAGGAGCCCGGTGTACCGCTCCTTCCTCACCGCCATTCCGGACGCGCGCCCCGGCTTCATCACGCTCTCCCTGGAGCAGGACTTCAAGCACACCCTCTACCGGACGAAGTCCATCGCGTACGCGCTGAAGTACAGCAAGAGCGGGAGTGGGGAGCCCACGGTCCTTCAGGAGCCGTACACACCGACGCTCCAGTCCATCTCGCTGTCCTACAAGGCCCACTCCGACACGGTGTCCATCCAGTCGCGGGAGCTGGAGGACTTCTCCAACCCGGACGTCCACTTCTTCCTCATCGGTGCCTTCGGGCAGATGCGGGAGCACGGCTACCAGCGCCAGCAGTTCGGCTTCGTCCCGGACAAGTCGGTGCCGCTGTTCCCTCGTTACCTCGACGAGGGCGAGCTGCTCGTGGGCTTGAGTGGGCTTCAGGCCAACGACAGCGTCAGCGTGTTGTTCCAGGTGGCTGAAGGCAGCGCGGACCCGGAGCTGAAGCGGCAGCCCCTGCGCTGGTCCGTCCTCTGCGACAACTACTGGAAGACCCTGGGGCAGGGCGAAGTGGTGCTCGACACCACCCACCACCTGCTGACCAGCGGCACGGTGACGTTCGTGATTCCGCGCGAGGCGACGGTGCAGAACACCGTGCTTCCCGGAGGGCTCGTCTGGCTCAAGGCCTCGGTGGCTCGTGACACGGGTGCTGTCTCGCAGCTCATCCGCGTGGCGGCCAACGCCGTGGAGGTGCGGCTCCAGGAAGCGGGGGCGCATCCCTCACATCTGTCGACGCCGCTGCCCGAGGGGAAGATTGGCAAGCTCAAGACGCCCGTCGCCGCCGTCAAGAGCATCAACCAGCCCTTCGCGTCCTTTGGCGGCAGGCCCGAGGAGTCCGACGAAGCGCTCCGCACCCGCGCCGCGGAGCGGCTGCGCCACCGGGGCCGGTGCCTCACCGCGTGGGACTACGAGCGCCTGGTGCTGGGCCACTTCCCCGGCGTGTACCACGCCAAGTGCATCCCCCACGCGAAGGACGGCTCGTGGCTCGCGCCGGGCCACGCGCTGGTGGTCGTCATCCCGGACCTGCGCAACAAGAACGCGAGGGACCCGCTGGAGCCCAAGGTGGACGCGGACACGCTCAGCCGCATCGACGGGTTCCTGCGAGCGCACACCGGCATGCAGGTGCAGGCGCGGGCGAAGAATCCGCGCTACCAGCGCATCCAGCTCGACTTCAAGGTGAAGCTCCACCCGGGCTTCGAGTTCAACTTCTACAGCAAGCTCCTGGAGCAGGAGCTCATCCAGTTCCTGTCGCCGTGGGCCTTCTCCGCGGACCGTCGCCTCAGCTTCGGCGGGCACGTCTACAAGTCCGTGCTGCTCGATTTCGTCGAGGAGCGCGAGTACGTCGACTTCGTCACCGACTTCAAGATGTACAGCCACACGGGCGGCGGCAGCGGCTCCCAGGACGTCCAGGAGGCCCATCCCCAGACGCCGGATGCGCTGCTGGTCTCCGCCCCCATGCACCTCATCAAGGACGCGGAGGCGTGA
- a CDS encoding diguanylate cyclase — MLPLTISRNETLEPRLDQEQLFALGLEHVRRLAHRVWTDHNTHDPGVTTLELLSYALTDLSYRTSFPLEDLLATENNNAANMKSQFFTARQVLPMRPLTVLDYRKLLIDLPGVKNAWLMPEVIRYFLAPSTAQLYWSAPALPGVREVHVRGVHRVLIDFMDGVTAEQQATVLQSVTARLEANRNLGERFSGVDVVTPEEFVLCGELELSPEADSARVKAEILFRVQQYLSPPVPGYSLSEMLERRRADGSRYTVQELFEGPALDCGFIDDEELERAELRTELRLSDVISIIMDIEGVRAVRDVLINPKGATKAQADKWRVPVKAGRRATLDRQLSRLVLYKRNMPVVPTAAQVETHYADLAESARAKLETVEAYDLPIPLGRARRPERYHSFQNHFPALYGLGPLGLPSGANDARRAQAWQLKAYLLFFDQVMANYCAQLARVRELFSTDPSVHRTYFYQAVSSFTDSARIYGTSDVARTLEDEVEDSSVLADRRNRFLEHLLARFAERFHEYASLMYSRFGASPRSLVRAQCEFLRHQPAIGAERGLAYNASLPGQADLWDSENISGLERRVAHLLGLTDSRRRDLGAPPDDAFLNIITGPDSESRFQVLHRETGEVLLESVSPVASEALAREAMHVALRFAQLPSGYQRVSPAEGKHSFNIVDDTGAVLARHDASFESEDARETAIDDLMVYLGTHYAEEGMYLLENILLLAEEKTDPFPPVCVDPNCTDCADDDPFSFRVQFILPAYAGRFRDMDFRRFAEEVIRQETPAHLLPKVCWVSREDMVRVAQAYKPWLELRAGVSTEGRTEKLQALIDALYQVKNVYPVARLAECDSGESRPKFIVGRGALGSGNTAE; from the coding sequence ATGCTCCCATTGACCATTTCCAGGAACGAAACCCTCGAGCCCAGGCTCGACCAGGAGCAGCTCTTCGCGCTCGGGTTGGAGCACGTGCGGCGGCTGGCCCACCGCGTCTGGACGGACCACAACACCCATGACCCGGGCGTCACCACGCTCGAGCTGTTGTCCTACGCGCTGACGGACCTGTCCTACCGGACGTCGTTCCCCCTGGAGGACCTCCTCGCGACGGAGAACAACAACGCGGCGAACATGAAGTCGCAGTTCTTCACCGCGCGGCAGGTGCTGCCCATGCGGCCGCTGACGGTGCTGGACTACCGCAAGCTGCTCATCGACCTGCCCGGGGTGAAGAACGCGTGGCTGATGCCGGAGGTCATCCGGTACTTCCTGGCCCCCAGCACGGCCCAGTTGTACTGGTCCGCGCCCGCGCTGCCCGGCGTGCGCGAGGTCCACGTGCGGGGCGTCCACCGCGTCCTCATCGACTTCATGGATGGGGTGACGGCGGAGCAGCAGGCCACCGTCCTTCAGTCCGTCACCGCGCGGCTGGAGGCCAACCGCAACCTGGGTGAGCGCTTCAGCGGCGTCGACGTCGTCACGCCCGAGGAGTTCGTCCTCTGCGGTGAGCTGGAGTTGAGCCCGGAAGCGGACTCGGCCCGGGTGAAGGCGGAGATTCTCTTCCGGGTCCAGCAGTACCTGTCGCCACCGGTGCCTGGCTACAGCCTGAGCGAGATGCTCGAGCGGCGCCGGGCCGACGGTAGTCGCTACACCGTGCAGGAGCTCTTCGAGGGGCCCGCGCTGGACTGCGGTTTCATCGACGACGAGGAGCTGGAGCGCGCGGAGCTGCGCACGGAGCTGCGCCTGTCCGACGTCATCAGCATCATCATGGACATCGAGGGCGTGCGCGCGGTGCGCGACGTGCTCATCAACCCGAAGGGCGCGACGAAGGCCCAGGCCGACAAGTGGCGGGTGCCCGTCAAGGCCGGCAGGCGCGCCACGCTGGACCGGCAGCTCTCCCGGCTGGTGCTCTACAAGCGCAACATGCCGGTGGTACCGACGGCGGCCCAGGTGGAGACCCACTACGCCGACCTCGCGGAGTCGGCCCGCGCGAAGCTGGAGACAGTGGAGGCGTATGACCTGCCCATCCCCCTAGGCCGGGCCCGGCGGCCGGAGCGCTACCACTCCTTCCAGAACCACTTCCCCGCGCTGTACGGGCTGGGGCCCTTGGGGTTGCCGAGCGGCGCCAACGATGCGCGCCGCGCCCAGGCATGGCAGCTCAAGGCCTACCTGCTCTTCTTCGACCAGGTGATGGCCAACTACTGCGCCCAGCTCGCGCGGGTGCGGGAGCTGTTCTCCACCGACCCCTCCGTGCACCGGACGTATTTCTACCAGGCGGTCTCCTCGTTCACGGACTCCGCCCGCATCTACGGCACCAGCGACGTGGCGCGGACCTTGGAGGACGAGGTCGAGGATTCATCGGTGCTGGCCGACCGGCGCAACCGGTTCCTGGAGCACCTGCTGGCCCGCTTCGCCGAGCGGTTCCACGAGTACGCGTCCCTGATGTACTCGCGCTTCGGCGCGAGCCCTCGCAGCCTGGTGCGGGCGCAGTGCGAGTTTCTGCGCCACCAGCCCGCCATCGGCGCGGAGCGGGGCCTGGCCTACAACGCCAGCCTCCCAGGGCAGGCCGACCTGTGGGACTCGGAGAACATCTCCGGCCTGGAGCGGCGGGTCGCTCACCTGCTGGGCCTCACCGACTCGCGCAGGCGTGACCTCGGCGCGCCTCCCGATGATGCCTTCTTGAACATCATCACCGGCCCGGACTCCGAATCCCGCTTCCAGGTGCTCCACCGCGAGACGGGGGAGGTCCTCCTGGAGAGCGTCAGCCCCGTCGCCTCGGAGGCGCTCGCGCGTGAGGCGATGCACGTCGCCCTCCGCTTCGCCCAGCTCCCCTCGGGCTACCAGCGCGTGAGCCCGGCGGAGGGCAAGCACAGCTTCAACATCGTCGATGACACGGGCGCGGTGCTCGCCCGCCATGACGCGTCCTTCGAGAGCGAGGACGCGCGGGAGACCGCCATCGACGACCTGATGGTCTACCTGGGGACGCACTACGCGGAGGAGGGCATGTACCTCCTCGAGAACATCCTGCTCCTCGCGGAGGAGAAGACGGACCCGTTTCCTCCCGTGTGCGTGGACCCCAACTGCACGGACTGCGCGGATGACGACCCGTTCTCCTTCCGCGTGCAGTTCATCCTTCCCGCGTATGCGGGCCGCTTCCGGGACATGGACTTCCGTCGCTTCGCCGAGGAGGTCATCCGGCAGGAGACGCCCGCGCACCTGTTGCCGAAGGTCTGCTGGGTCAGCCGTGAAGACATGGTGCGAGTGGCGCAGGCCTACAAGCCCTGGCTGGAGCTGAGGGCCGGCGTCTCCACGGAGGGACGCACGGAGAAACTCCAGGCGCTCATCGACGCGCTGTACCAGGTGAAGAACGTCTACCCCGTGGCGCGGCTGGCGGAGTGCGACAGCGGGGAGTCACGCCCCAAGTTCATCGTCGGGCGCGGTGCGCTCGGCAGCGGCAACACCGCGGAGTGA
- a CDS encoding contractile injection system tape measure protein — MAPLPHRIRRQRWRVQTRTSEEAFAARQQVRDELEGALLPAFERAFDEVAPGDGVVHLSRLELHLRIPGPEVLAAQLPELLYQQVREQLGQAVRRRAVEAVGTQGVPASRQVAREGPGGTPWGPRDVPGLVTGRGLGQVQQGGKGRGPVSEAPGGRVGAVDETGPRGLWLLRSHYLTTGSLPWSLVGLEREQVLEALRLEVAEALEHLRVRPVSRTGLDAGAVAFSFRLLQLLPVEQWGLLAAGIVSGDWGAEVARAIAALSGESTAELSRDARLMLASVLLSASRTGPDVVTAQELVPHLVRALGDSGGRTAEALTSRLPEVAGSLFRRWLSLKEATLPGVGERMATTPREDLSRMLAGPSPDVLHTQEALRVAARPPEARKDAEPLLLPVSHAGLILLHPYLSRFFETTGVKEAKRAELPADKLPRAAALLHLLAVGDAEVHEFELDFIKLMLGLKPDAHLPVSSGLLQPSDHEEADALLQAVVEHWKALKNTSVQGLRGSFLRRRGFVREQEHGLLLRVEPQTFDVLLGAIPWGIGTVKLPWMRQPIFTEWPTH; from the coding sequence ATGGCGCCGCTTCCCCACAGGATTCGCCGGCAGCGGTGGCGGGTCCAGACGCGGACCTCGGAGGAGGCTTTCGCCGCGCGCCAGCAGGTGCGCGACGAGCTGGAGGGTGCGCTCCTGCCCGCCTTCGAGCGCGCCTTCGACGAGGTCGCGCCAGGGGACGGCGTCGTTCATCTGTCCAGGCTGGAGCTTCACCTGCGCATCCCAGGCCCCGAGGTGCTCGCGGCTCAGTTGCCCGAGCTGCTCTATCAGCAGGTGCGGGAGCAGTTGGGCCAGGCGGTCCGGCGCAGGGCCGTGGAGGCCGTGGGCACGCAGGGCGTTCCGGCGAGCCGACAGGTGGCGCGGGAGGGCCCTGGTGGCACGCCATGGGGTCCGCGAGATGTGCCGGGACTCGTGACGGGTCGAGGGCTCGGGCAGGTGCAGCAAGGAGGCAAGGGTCGAGGCCCGGTGTCGGAAGCTCCCGGTGGACGCGTGGGGGCCGTGGATGAGACGGGCCCACGAGGACTCTGGCTGCTGCGGAGTCACTACCTGACGACAGGCTCGTTGCCCTGGTCCCTGGTGGGACTGGAGCGGGAGCAGGTCCTCGAGGCACTGAGGCTGGAGGTGGCCGAGGCGCTCGAACACCTGCGTGTGCGTCCTGTCTCACGGACAGGGCTCGATGCTGGTGCGGTGGCCTTCTCCTTCCGCCTGCTCCAACTGCTCCCGGTCGAGCAATGGGGCCTCCTCGCCGCGGGTATCGTGAGTGGAGACTGGGGCGCCGAGGTGGCCAGGGCCATCGCGGCGTTGAGCGGCGAGTCCACGGCGGAGCTCTCGCGAGACGCGCGGCTGATGCTGGCCTCGGTGCTCCTGTCCGCGAGCCGCACCGGGCCCGACGTGGTGACCGCCCAGGAGCTGGTGCCGCACCTCGTGCGCGCCCTGGGCGACAGCGGAGGCCGGACCGCCGAGGCGCTGACGTCGAGGCTGCCAGAAGTGGCGGGCTCGCTGTTCCGACGCTGGCTGTCCCTGAAGGAAGCGACGCTGCCCGGCGTCGGCGAGCGGATGGCCACGACCCCACGCGAGGACCTCTCCCGCATGCTCGCCGGGCCGTCTCCGGACGTGCTCCACACCCAGGAGGCGCTCCGTGTCGCGGCCCGTCCACCGGAGGCACGCAAGGACGCGGAGCCTCTCCTCCTGCCGGTGAGCCACGCGGGGCTGATTCTCCTGCACCCGTATCTGTCCCGCTTCTTCGAGACCACCGGCGTCAAGGAGGCGAAGCGGGCGGAGCTTCCCGCCGACAAGCTGCCTCGTGCCGCCGCGCTGCTCCACCTGCTGGCGGTAGGTGACGCGGAGGTCCACGAGTTCGAGCTGGACTTCATCAAGTTGATGCTTGGCCTGAAGCCCGATGCGCACCTTCCGGTCTCCAGCGGGCTGCTCCAGCCCTCGGACCACGAAGAGGCGGACGCGCTGCTTCAGGCCGTCGTCGAACACTGGAAGGCGCTGAAGAACACCTCGGTGCAGGGACTGCGCGGTTCGTTCCTGCGCCGCCGTGGCTTCGTGCGCGAACAAGAACACGGCCTGCTGCTCCGCGTGGAGCCGCAGACCTTCGATGTCCTGCTGGGGGCCATTCCGTGGGGAATCGGCACGGTGAAGCTGCCATGGATGAGACAACCAATCTTCACGGAATGGCCGACGCACTGA
- a CDS encoding ATP-binding protein: MADALTDNAKDLEREFEWFARFLDARLKSYFGPGAEPHQDPRDLPPPSLDGSRSPYASFIQQHQVPPQQRLILLLALLPHVRPQLLDVLWTRNEATQRGFTEFGGAHGANHGGFLPTGETAAFLLSGDDLTARFEATRLFEGDHFLARNNVLHLSPVAAGESQLGGVLTLSREYLHRFTTGLERKPTFNSDFPARLIQTELDWKDLVLPQSTLEQLEEVKSWVLHGRELLRDWGMGHKLRPGFTSLFYGPPGTGKTLSACLLGKHCGCDVYKVDLSMVVSKYIGETEKNLGRVFDLAEHKRWILFFDEADALFGKRTRVDDSHDRYANQEISFLLQRIEEFDGIVILASNFKANIDDAFVRRFQSVVQFPVPRPGERLRLWKEAFPGKAKLEARIDLARLAERFDVAGGTIMNVVRYSSLKALGRGGNTILLEDVEEGLRRELLKEGRSL; the protein is encoded by the coding sequence ATGGCCGACGCACTGACGGACAACGCGAAGGACCTCGAGCGCGAGTTCGAGTGGTTCGCGCGGTTCCTCGATGCCCGGCTCAAGTCCTACTTCGGTCCCGGGGCGGAGCCTCACCAGGACCCCAGGGACCTGCCGCCTCCGTCGCTCGACGGGAGCCGCTCGCCGTATGCCTCGTTCATTCAACAGCACCAGGTGCCGCCGCAGCAGCGGCTCATCCTCCTGCTCGCGCTGCTGCCCCATGTGCGTCCGCAGTTGCTCGATGTGCTGTGGACGCGCAACGAGGCCACCCAGCGTGGGTTCACGGAGTTCGGAGGCGCACACGGCGCCAACCACGGCGGCTTCCTCCCCACGGGAGAGACCGCGGCCTTCCTGCTGTCGGGCGATGACCTGACCGCGCGCTTCGAGGCGACGCGCCTGTTCGAGGGCGACCACTTCCTCGCGCGCAACAACGTGCTGCACCTGTCCCCCGTGGCGGCCGGCGAGTCCCAGCTCGGAGGTGTGCTGACGCTCTCGCGTGAGTACCTGCACCGCTTCACCACGGGCCTGGAGCGCAAGCCCACCTTCAACAGCGACTTCCCTGCGCGGCTCATCCAGACCGAGCTTGACTGGAAGGACCTGGTCCTTCCGCAGAGCACGTTGGAGCAGTTGGAGGAGGTGAAGAGCTGGGTGCTGCACGGCCGCGAGCTGCTGCGCGACTGGGGCATGGGGCACAAGCTGCGTCCGGGCTTCACCAGCCTCTTCTACGGGCCTCCGGGGACGGGGAAGACGCTGTCCGCGTGCCTGCTGGGGAAGCACTGCGGCTGTGACGTCTACAAGGTCGACTTGAGCATGGTCGTCTCGAAGTACATCGGCGAGACGGAGAAGAACCTCGGGCGGGTGTTCGACCTGGCCGAGCACAAGCGGTGGATTCTCTTCTTCGACGAGGCCGACGCGCTCTTCGGCAAGCGGACGCGCGTGGATGACTCACACGACCGCTACGCCAACCAGGAGATCAGCTTCCTGCTCCAGCGCATCGAGGAGTTCGACGGCATCGTCATCCTCGCCTCGAACTTCAAGGCCAACATCGATGACGCCTTCGTCCGCCGCTTCCAGTCGGTGGTGCAGTTCCCGGTGCCCAGGCCCGGGGAGCGCCTGCGCCTGTGGAAGGAGGCCTTCCCAGGGAAGGCGAAGCTCGAGGCGCGCATCGACCTGGCCCGCCTCGCGGAGCGGTTCGATGTCGCGGGCGGCACCATCATGAACGTCGTCCGGTACTCCTCGCTCAAGGCGCTGGGCCGGGGGGGCAACACCATCCTGCTCGAGGACGTGGAGGAGGGGCTTCGCCGCGAGCTCTTGAAGGAAGGGCGGTCGCTCTAG